Genomic window (Romboutsia lituseburensis):
TTAATAAGTAAAGATGATTTTAAAAAAATCAGTATAAAAAATGTATACTATATAGCCTTATTTGGATTCGGATTCAGTGTAATCTTATCAATTTTAACAATTTTATTAGATAGTATATTCCCTAGTTATACGGAAATAAGCAATAAAATGCTTTCTCAAAGTACTTCAATAATTAATTTGATCTGTAGTGTAGTATTTATTCCTATATGTGAAGAAATAATCTTTAGAGGAATGATATTTAATTTTTTAAAGCGTTATTATAGTTTGATAGGAGCAATTTTCTTACAAGCATTGTTTTTCGGAATTTCACATGGGAATATTGTTCAAGGTATTTATACTTTTATAGGAGGTATAGCACTTGCTTTAATATATGTATACTGTGGTTCTATGATAGGGAATATTATTTTACATATGATATATAATTTATGTGGATTAGTAATAATGCCAGAGTACCTTTTTACAGATGAGTCTATAAATTATTTATTTATGATAATTGGAGTTATAGTTTTTATATTTTCATCATTTAAAATGATTTCTAATTATAAAAAAGATTCTAGAATTAGAGTATTAAATGATCAATAGAAATACTAACTGTAAAAAATTATTTATGGTATAGTAGATTTTTATAAAGTAGTATGCAGACTTAAAATTATAATAAGGAAGGAGTAAGTATCATGATTGGAGTTACAAGGGAATTATTTTTTCAAGTATTTAATACTATTTGTAGGGTACAAACTTCTTTGCTATTCTAGCGACTTTTTATGCAAAATAGTTAAAGGTACTAAAAGTAATTCTAAATAATTAGATATAAAATTAGGGAGTGATTTATTTGGAGGAGCAATATGGAAAAAAGTCATAATAAAAAAGTACCAAAAATAATTACCGTTGTATTGATAATTTTATCGATAGTTAATCTTATAAAAATATTTTATCATAAGGATAATACAGGTATATTTGGATATATAAGTTATACTGCTAATGTATTAGCAATTATTTTAATAGTGGTTGATTGGATAAAAATTAAATCAAACAAAGAAAATAAACATAATATATAGAAATAAGTTAGGAACAAGTATTTTATGAAAAAGATATTAAGGTTTACGATACCTATATTTATTATTAGTATTTTATTTTTAGGGTTAGTTTCCTACTCTTCTAAAATTAAAAATCCTTTTATACCTTTGAAAGCTCTCATTCAATTAGAGACCAGCAATGAAAATGTTATAAGGTTTTCAGATAAACCATTACGCTATATGAGTAGGAGTGTAGATGACTTTAAAAATCGTATGGAATATGATGGATATACTGTGGATCAGCTAGGCAGATGTTTTGTTTTAGAAAAAAATTCTGAAACAACATCATTAATATTTGAAGGATTCGTGGGGAGTTATGAAATATTTAGTAATGAATTTGAAACTAAAAACACCAATGAATAAAATAATTCATTGGTGTTTTTAGTTTCGCTTTATAAAATTAGGCTATTATAAGTATTTTTCTATATTAGATTTTATTGATTCCTTTGGTAAGAAACCAACCATAGTTTCTTGTTTTTCACCATTTTTAAATATCATCATTGTTGGTATAGTTGATATACTATATTCTCTAGCTATATCACCACATTGGTCAACATCAACTTTTAAGAATGTAGCTTTTCCATCCATTTCTGATGATAATTCTTCAAATACTGGAGCTAATATTTTACAAGGTCCACACCAAGTTGCGAAAAAATCTACTACTACTAATCCTTCATTTACATTACTTCTAAACTCTTCTGAATTAACTATCTTTGCCATTGTATTTCCTCCTATGCCTATGCACTTTTTCTTTTTTGTTTATCTAAATATGCAACTGCTGATAAAGCTGCTATATTACCTTCACCTGCTGCTTTTATATATTGATATGGTGCTCCAACAATATCTCCTGCTGCAAAGCATCCTTCTATATTCGTCTTCATAGATCTATCTACATCTACTTGACTTCCATCTAGCTCTAATCCTGGTACTAACTGACCTGGAGAAATACTATCTCTAAGTATGAATATTCCATCTGTTTCTATTTCTCTATTTTTAAGTATTAATTTACTTACTAAAGTTTCACCTTGTATTTCTAAAGGTATATCATTTACTATTTCAATTGAAGAATCAACTTCTACTTCTTCCTTATACATAGGCACATAGTATACTTTAGATGCAATTGATGCTATAAAATTAGCCTCTGCTTCTTCATGTTTGTTGTATGCTACTATTGTTACTACCTTGTCTCTGTATAAAGGAGCATCGCAAGTTGCACAATATCCAACTCCTTTACCTAAGAACTCTTCTTCTCCTTTAAATAGTTTTCCGAAGTTAACTCCTGTAGCTAAGATTATAGTTGTTGCCTCATAAGTTTTATCATTAGCCATTAGTGTAAAGTAATCTCCCATTGCATATATATTATTTATTTTTTCTTCTGTTATATCTATATTCATTTCTTCTAAATGTTTAGCGAACTCATCTCTTATTTCTTTTCCGCTTTTTCCATAGAATCCTAAATAATTGTTTACTTTATGAGCTTTTACTAACTTATTACTTATTTCTTTAGTTCCGAATACAATAAATTTTTTATTTCTTATACTTGCATTAAGAGCTGCTGATAAACCTGCAGGTCCACTACCTATAATTGCTATGTCGTATCTTTCGTTCATGATAATATCTCCTTTTATCTTAAGTCATTATTTATTTAGTATATCTTCTATATCGTTTTTTATTTTTAAAGGTGATACTGTTGGTGCATATCTCTTTATTACATTTCCTTGATCATCTATTAAAAACTTAGTGAAGTTCCATTTTATTTCTTTACTTAATAATCCTTTAGATTCATTTTTTAAATATTGGTATAAAGGATGTGCATTTTTTCCATTTACATCTATTTTCTCAAACATATTAAAGCTAACACCATAGTTTAATTGACAAAACTCATGTATTTCTTCATTGCTACCAGAATCTTGTTTTGCAAACTGGTTGCAAGGGAATCCTAATATTTCAACCCCTTTATCTTTATACCCTTGATATAGCTCTTCTAACTCTTTAAATTGTGGAGTTAACCCACATTTGCTTGCAGTATTTACTACTACTACTATCTTTCCTTTAAAATCTTCCATACTTACTTCTTGTCCATTTATTTTTTTTGCTTTAAAGTCATAAAATTTCATATTAATATTTCCTCTCTAATTTTGATTTATGTAAATTTAATTTAACTCAATTAATTGTAATATACTTTAAAGTTAAAACCATTACTGATTTTAACTCTAAAGTATACAGTAACTATATTATTAATCTAATATTTGTAGTAAACTATCTAACTGATTTTTTAAAGAAAGTAAATTTAAATCATTACCACCACAGATGTGATACATTTTCTCTGGCACATCTAGTACTTCTTCTTTTAATAATTTACCTTTTTCAGTTAGTTCAACTGTAACTAGTCTGTCATCTTCTTTATTTCTGTATTTTGTCACTAATTCCATAGATTCTAACTTCTTAACAACTGGTGTAAGTGTTCCAGAATCTAGATGTAACCTCTTACCTAACTCTTTAAAGATTATTTTTTCCTCTTCCCACATTACTAGCATAGCTATATATTGTGTGTATGTTAAGTTATGTCTATCTAGCAATGGCTTATACAATTTGATTATCTCTCTTGATAAAGCATATAGTGAAAAACATATCTGATTATCTAGTTTTATTTTATCATATTTATCCATATTAACTCCGATTGGCTTGCATAAATTTAATTGAACTAAATCAATTTATAAACTTATTATATATCCTAGTATTATCTTTGTCAAATACTTTTATAACTTTTTTTATTTAATTATAGCAAATTAAAATAAACGTTAATAAATGTATTTGAGTTAGGTGTAAGATAATTTAATAGATTGTATAATAGAAAAGGGGATATTATTGAAAAGTTAGTTAAATTATAAATTCTATGATATGGAGGGGGATTTATGGAAATAGCACAAGAGATGACTTCAAATGTAGCTAATACAGGCATTGATATTAACTTAATTGTATTAAGCATTATAAATATTTTAAACGTAGCTCTTAATCTTGCTATAAAGGCATTAGCTGTATATACTATGTTTTTATTAATACGTGCTTTAAAGAAATATTTAAATATGTAATTAATAAATAAAAAAACAACGTTATATTTGTAAAATATAACGTTGTTTTAATTTAAAGTAGTAAAAAAGTAGTTAAGGCGTAACAGATAAATCTATATTCTTTTTAATCTTATATCAAACTTTGTACCTAAACCGACTTTGCTACATATTTTTATATTTCCTTTTTATCTTCTTGTTGATCTGGATTTAATCTATCTTTTAATTGTGTTTCTAGTTCTATAATTTCATTAAAGGTATCTTTTAATTTTTTAATAAATGGGTTATTACGAGTATCATAAACTTGTTTTAAAACTGCTTCTTTTTCTGCCTTTTTAAAAATATCATTACCATATATCTTTTTAAACGTAGATATTTTCTCATCAATCAGCTCAGACTGTTTACTCAACTCTTTACCTAAACCTCTAATCTCCTTTAACTCACTATTAGTTTCAGATATTTTCTTGTTTATATCTTGAAGACTAATTTGTTCATCTTCACTAAGTAATGTTTCTTCTTTATCCTTAACTTCTTTTGTGTTCTTGATATAACTAATAACTTTAGTATCTTTTACTGAATCATCTATTACATCATTTTCTTTGTCTTTACTTTCAATCATACCCTTCATTTCATTAAGCTGAGATAATTTATGTTCTAAAGATTCTTGAAATTGTTTATTGATATTTGAATTGTATGTAGCATCTAAGTTTTCTCTAGCTAAAATTTTACCTTTGTTAATAGCTTTTAATTCTTTTAATGATTTGTCTATATTTTCATTATGATTAGAAGTATTGATGTGTATTTTTCTTAAAGAGCTATTATTGTAACTTCCCAATAAGCTACTACTGATTTTATTTGAAATATTCATACCTTTCCCCCCCTTTCTCAAATAAACCTCAATATAAATATACGGTTTATAAAAATGCACCTTTAACTTAAAGGAAACATAGGAATTGACGTGATATTGTTTAAACGATATGATAAGAACTCATATACTTAAACTATAGTTTCTATTTGATACGTATCAAAAGATACATTTTCAGATAACATCGTTGTGTTGAAGAAAGTATTATAAGTTTTTATTGCGTTTACACAATAAAAAAGAGCATTAAATATTTAATGCTTTTTTTTTAATATTATTTATTTTAATCTGTTATTTTCATATCATCTAATGTTTTGAGTATAGCATCTTTTGAAATATCTAGGTTTTCTTTCTTATTGTTAAATAACTCTTCTGTTAAAGGACCATATACCTTTATTTCCATAGTGTTCATTATATAATACTGATTTAAATTTGTTTTAGCTACTATATATCTATCTTTATCATGTCCGACTTCTATTACATATTCACCATCTTCATAATTATCATACGTTGGTATTAACACCTTTTCATAGCTATATTCGTGAGAACTAATACATATTTTTTCACTTGAACTTCGGTTTACTGTAAACCCATTTATAAGCTCAATTTCATAATCTCCAGCACCTTCGCACCCAACAATTGCTATAGCAGAAAATACAGTGATTAAAATAATTTTAAACTT
Coding sequences:
- a CDS encoding CPBP family intramembrane glutamic endopeptidase → MKNFISTLKFIINLVVLNIFSSGISILFTCIFFKNPIKSTLISISLSYLIMFSLLYYFSTSYKYLISKDDFKKISIKNVYYIALFGFGFSVILSILTILLDSIFPSYTEISNKMLSQSTSIINLICSVVFIPICEEIIFRGMIFNFLKRYYSLIGAIFLQALFFGISHGNIVQGIYTFIGGIALALIYVYCGSMIGNIILHMIYNLCGLVIMPEYLFTDESINYLFMIIGVIVFIFSSFKMISNYKKDSRIRVLNDQ
- the trxA gene encoding thioredoxin, with product MAKIVNSEEFRSNVNEGLVVVDFFATWCGPCKILAPVFEELSSEMDGKATFLKVDVDQCGDIAREYSISTIPTMMIFKNGEKQETMVGFLPKESIKSNIEKYL
- a CDS encoding NAD(P)/FAD-dependent oxidoreductase, coding for MNERYDIAIIGSGPAGLSAALNASIRNKKFIVFGTKEISNKLVKAHKVNNYLGFYGKSGKEIRDEFAKHLEEMNIDITEEKINNIYAMGDYFTLMANDKTYEATTIILATGVNFGKLFKGEEEFLGKGVGYCATCDAPLYRDKVVTIVAYNKHEEAEANFIASIASKVYYVPMYKEEVEVDSSIEIVNDIPLEIQGETLVSKLILKNREIETDGIFILRDSISPGQLVPGLELDGSQVDVDRSMKTNIEGCFAAGDIVGAPYQYIKAAGEGNIAALSAVAYLDKQKRKSA
- a CDS encoding glutathione peroxidase, producing the protein MKFYDFKAKKINGQEVSMEDFKGKIVVVVNTASKCGLTPQFKELEELYQGYKDKGVEILGFPCNQFAKQDSGSNEEIHEFCQLNYGVSFNMFEKIDVNGKNAHPLYQYLKNESKGLLSKEIKWNFTKFLIDDQGNVIKRYAPTVSPLKIKNDIEDILNK
- a CDS encoding MarR family winged helix-turn-helix transcriptional regulator: MDKYDKIKLDNQICFSLYALSREIIKLYKPLLDRHNLTYTQYIAMLVMWEEEKIIFKELGKRLHLDSGTLTPVVKKLESMELVTKYRNKEDDRLVTVELTEKGKLLKEEVLDVPEKMYHICGGNDLNLLSLKNQLDSLLQILD
- a CDS encoding DUF3997 domain-containing protein is translated as MKKFKIILITVFSAIAIVGCEGAGDYEIELINGFTVNRSSSEKICISSHEYSYEKVLIPTYDNYEDGEYVIEVGHDKDRYIVAKTNLNQYYIMNTMEIKVYGPLTEELFNNKKENLDISKDAILKTLDDMKITD